From one Bacteroidota bacterium genomic stretch:
- a CDS encoding glycosyltransferase: protein MVLEKVLVITYYWPPSGGAGVQRTLKFVKYFLNFGLLPVVLTVDPSKASYPVVDESLLSDVPKGVKVITTNSFEPLNILSSIAGKKNVPYGGFANANKESLTQKALRWIRGNFFIPDARVGWVSYAVNAAKKIIKEEGITCVYISSPPHSSQLIGLELRKTYPNLCWIADLRDPWTDIYYYKDLLHTPLAAHKDAQFERNVLEQANIILVVSDAIKRSFLLKSDSISEQKIHVIPNGYDEDDFKEKIVSVPGQFVITYVGTMADIYKPEVFFNVLSTIIRQFADSTIKFRFVGNAPVSIRKMAMDAGVEAHCEWIGHVSHAAAVRYMQEANMLLLVIPDSEGAKGILTGKLFEYLGARNPILGIGPADGDAAAILNECAAGVMLERSEQQKCWISFPIILIPGRVVGIFIQVMKKYWIIVVQHLPVRLRIYWVQKYYRMICVE, encoded by the coding sequence ATGGTATTGGAGAAGGTGCTGGTGATTACGTACTACTGGCCTCCCAGTGGAGGAGCAGGCGTACAACGCACCTTGAAGTTTGTAAAGTACTTTTTGAATTTCGGTCTATTGCCTGTGGTTCTCACTGTTGATCCTTCCAAAGCAAGTTATCCGGTAGTAGATGAGTCGTTGCTCAGCGATGTGCCAAAGGGAGTGAAAGTGATTACCACTAACAGTTTCGAACCGTTAAATATTCTATCGTCAATTGCAGGGAAGAAGAATGTCCCTTACGGTGGTTTTGCCAATGCGAATAAGGAATCGTTGACTCAAAAGGCACTGAGATGGATCAGGGGGAATTTTTTTATTCCTGATGCAAGAGTAGGGTGGGTTTCCTATGCGGTAAATGCTGCAAAAAAAATTATCAAAGAGGAAGGAATTACTTGTGTGTATATTTCCAGTCCTCCGCATTCCTCTCAATTGATCGGTTTAGAACTTCGGAAAACCTATCCCAATCTTTGTTGGATAGCTGATTTACGCGACCCCTGGACCGATATTTATTATTATAAAGATTTATTACACACTCCACTTGCCGCCCATAAAGATGCGCAGTTCGAACGAAATGTACTGGAGCAGGCTAATATTATTCTCGTAGTAAGTGATGCCATTAAGAGAAGCTTTCTCTTAAAGTCTGATTCCATCTCTGAACAAAAAATTCATGTAATACCCAATGGATATGATGAAGATGATTTCAAAGAAAAGATTGTAAGTGTTCCGGGTCAATTCGTAATTACATATGTAGGAACGATGGCAGATATTTATAAACCGGAAGTGTTTTTTAATGTGTTAAGTACTATCATTCGTCAATTTGCTGATTCAACCATTAAATTCAGATTTGTAGGTAATGCGCCCGTCTCTATCCGTAAAATGGCCATGGATGCAGGAGTGGAAGCACATTGTGAATGGATCGGACATGTGTCGCATGCAGCGGCGGTGCGCTATATGCAGGAAGCGAATATGCTCTTGCTGGTGATTCCTGACAGTGAAGGGGCGAAAGGAATTTTAACAGGAAAATTATTTGAATACTTAGGTGCACGTAATCCGATATTGGGAATTGGTCCGGCGGATGGAGATGCGGCTGCCATCTTGAATGAATGTGCAGCAGGAGTGATGCTGGAACGCTCCGAACAACAAAAATGTTGGATTTCCTTTCCGATCATATTAATACCTGGAAGAGTGGTGGGAATATTTATTCAGGTAATGAAAAAATATTGGATTATCGTCGTTCAGCACTTGCCCGTCAGGTTGCGCATTTACTGGGTGCAGAAATATTATAGAATGATATGTGTGGAATAG
- a CDS encoding YfhO family protein: MKPSLLKVLQPHLIAIGLFLVISVMYFSPVLSGKALEQGDIAQWLGSSKEISDYREAYGKEPLWISTMFSGMPAYQISVVYASNLIQYVNKVLWLGLPGPANLLFLGMLSFYLLMITLKSDYRIGIAGAIAYAFCSFQFVSIHAGHNTKVHAIALIPLIFAGVLMAYRDRWLLGAAITSLALSLQIYSNHLQITYYVAITIGLLIVFELVRAIQEKAIPGFFKASVALLFAAGLAVLPNITNLWLTYEYGKYSTRSQSELTEKKVSTGLDKDYALGWSYGKLESMTLVIPGFAGGSSMYELDNKSESYKAIASQAGDAQARSFVKQAPLYWGDQPMTSGPVYNGAIPFFLFVLSIFLLKGPMRWWMVTGAVLFMMLSWGRHFLPLTDIFFDHFPAYNKFRSVAMALVITSFMIPLAGMLGLSKFSDGSLDKVKLKKSLLYAFYISGGLCLLFVLLPGLFCDFSGDSDEQLKQYDWLLVALKADRESMLRMDAFRSLFFIAVAFGMLYAFLQSKIKLTVVLPVLSLLILIDMWGVDKRFLNDGHFASKAKAEQPFTMSAADQQILSDKGYFRVMNTSVSTFNDASTSYYHRSIGGYHGAKLKRYQELVEYQISKGNMNVLNMLNAKYFIVRNPRDQSPMAQMNPGALGAAWVVSDWKVVQNADEEMKLLDSMDTRTMAVIDTRYSAEIKDAVKGSDSTAVVKLISKDGRVEPNYLAYEVEGSKTNLIVFSEIHYPAGWNAYLDGKPVPHVRANYVLRAMSVPAGKHKVEFKFEPEAFVTGEKISLAGSIILLLLFAGISFVEIKKKR; the protein is encoded by the coding sequence ATGAAGCCATCCTTATTGAAAGTATTACAGCCACATCTCATAGCCATTGGTCTATTCTTAGTCATTTCAGTGATGTATTTCTCCCCTGTGCTTTCAGGAAAGGCGCTGGAACAGGGAGATATTGCACAATGGTTGGGTAGTTCTAAGGAGATTTCCGATTATAGGGAAGCTTATGGAAAGGAACCGCTTTGGATCAGTACCATGTTCAGTGGAATGCCGGCTTACCAGATTTCGGTTGTCTATGCATCCAATCTCATACAGTATGTGAATAAAGTACTTTGGTTGGGATTACCCGGTCCGGCGAATTTATTGTTCCTGGGGATGCTTTCTTTTTATTTATTGATGATTACACTCAAGTCCGATTATCGGATAGGCATAGCAGGTGCTATCGCTTATGCCTTTTGTTCTTTCCAGTTCGTGTCCATACATGCCGGACATAATACCAAGGTGCATGCCATTGCCTTGATCCCGCTCATCTTTGCCGGAGTGCTAATGGCTTACCGTGACCGTTGGTTATTAGGTGCAGCCATTACTTCACTCGCTTTGTCCTTACAGATTTATTCCAATCACCTTCAGATAACTTACTATGTAGCCATCACGATAGGTTTACTCATCGTGTTTGAGTTGGTAAGAGCGATACAGGAGAAAGCGATTCCAGGATTCTTTAAAGCCAGTGTTGCGTTGTTGTTTGCAGCCGGATTGGCCGTTTTACCGAATATAACTAATCTATGGCTGACGTATGAATACGGGAAATACTCCACGCGGAGTCAGTCAGAGTTAACAGAGAAAAAAGTGAGTACGGGTTTGGATAAAGATTATGCATTGGGATGGAGTTATGGTAAATTAGAATCGATGACACTGGTTATTCCGGGATTTGCAGGTGGTTCTTCCATGTATGAACTGGACAATAAGTCGGAAAGCTATAAGGCCATTGCTAGTCAAGCCGGTGATGCACAAGCACGTTCTTTCGTTAAGCAGGCACCGTTATATTGGGGTGATCAGCCCATGACTTCCGGTCCTGTGTATAATGGTGCGATTCCTTTCTTTCTCTTCGTACTTTCGATATTTCTCCTTAAGGGACCAATGAGATGGTGGATGGTGACTGGAGCAGTCTTATTCATGATGCTTTCCTGGGGTCGACATTTCCTGCCACTCACCGATATATTCTTCGATCACTTTCCCGCCTATAATAAATTTCGTTCTGTCGCAATGGCACTCGTCATTACCTCCTTCATGATTCCTTTGGCCGGCATGTTGGGATTGTCGAAGTTTTCGGACGGCAGTCTGGATAAAGTTAAATTGAAAAAATCATTGCTCTATGCTTTTTATATCAGTGGAGGACTTTGTTTATTATTTGTTCTTCTTCCCGGATTATTTTGTGACTTCTCCGGTGATTCGGATGAGCAACTGAAGCAATACGATTGGCTCCTGGTTGCACTAAAAGCGGATCGTGAGTCGATGTTGCGCATGGATGCTTTCAGATCGCTATTCTTTATAGCCGTTGCTTTTGGAATGTTGTATGCATTTCTTCAATCTAAAATTAAATTAACAGTGGTATTGCCTGTACTTTCTCTTTTGATACTGATTGATATGTGGGGAGTTGATAAGCGCTTTCTCAACGACGGACATTTTGCCTCTAAAGCGAAGGCAGAACAACCCTTCACCATGTCGGCTGCTGATCAGCAGATTTTGAGTGACAAGGGGTATTTCCGGGTGATGAACACTTCAGTGAGTACGTTCAATGACGCCAGCACTTCTTATTACCATCGTTCCATTGGAGGATATCACGGAGCAAAGCTGAAGCGTTATCAGGAGTTGGTCGAGTATCAGATCAGCAAGGGAAATATGAATGTGTTGAATATGCTCAATGCGAAGTACTTCATAGTACGTAATCCCCGGGATCAGTCACCGATGGCACAAATGAATCCCGGTGCACTGGGAGCAGCATGGGTGGTTAGTGACTGGAAAGTGGTGCAGAATGCGGATGAAGAGATGAAATTGCTGGATAGTATGGATACACGCACTATGGCGGTAATAGATACCCGTTATAGTGCCGAAATAAAAGATGCGGTGAAAGGATCAGACTCTACAGCCGTTGTGAAGCTGATCAGTAAGGATGGAAGAGTAGAACCCAATTACCTTGCCTACGAAGTGGAGGGAAGTAAGACGAATCTGATCGTGTTTTCTGAAATCCATTATCCGGCCGGTTGGAATGCCTACCTTGATGGCAAGCCGGTTCCACATGTACGTGCGAATTATGTATTGAGAGCGATGTCCGTTCCTGCGGGGAAACATAAAGTGGAGTTCAAGTTTGAACCGGAAGCATTTGTAACAGGAGAGAAAATTTCTCTCGCAGGTTCTATCATCTTACTCTTGCTGTTCGCCGGAATTTCTTTCGTAGAGATCAAGAAAAAGAGATAG
- a CDS encoding alpha/beta hydrolase, with translation MENSSAYQFLKSSEFTLPYREYGHGPELLIAFHGFGRSGEDFQPLEIFLKDRYTIIAFDFFYHGPHAQESRKKMPVFTPRHMAEMIEKLLWERKKSGVRSSGIARGEGLFWDLYINYHIVFMSSLFWRRMV, from the coding sequence ATGGAGAATTCTTCCGCTTACCAATTTCTAAAAAGCAGTGAATTCACCCTTCCTTATCGTGAATATGGTCATGGTCCCGAATTGCTCATTGCCTTTCATGGTTTCGGGAGAAGTGGTGAAGATTTTCAACCACTGGAGATTTTCCTGAAAGACCGGTACACGATCATCGCTTTTGACTTTTTCTATCATGGACCTCATGCACAGGAAAGTCGTAAAAAAATGCCGGTGTTTACTCCAAGACATATGGCTGAAATGATTGAAAAACTCCTTTGGGAAAGGAAAAAGTCAGGTGTTCGCTCATCGGGTATAGCCAGGGGGGAAGGATTATTCTGGGACTTGTACATCAATTACCACATCGTATTTATGAGCTCTTTATTTTGGCGCCGGATGGTATGA
- a CDS encoding class I SAM-dependent methyltransferase, producing MNSESSNKTIDKAGEAYWTDFWANTSLPKAVSIQSGNLEDYAFRKLHDFYSKLFFNLSPTTKSLIEIGCGNSVYLSYFAKQFGFKVSGLDYSEYGCAQTKKILERDGVKGDIHFGDLFNPPGELLYQYDVVCSFGVVEHFNNTVDVLDKIGAFLKPGGILITTIPNLTGVTGYLQKWMNKPVYDIHKVMGLKDIEHYIKEAGFEIIQSERIIPVSFGVTLDEIDNKKVKFLKLKKYILKGFQLIGKAFWLIDDRIVHLPKNEIFCAGMIVAARKPELKN from the coding sequence ATGAATAGTGAATCTTCAAATAAAACAATTGACAAAGCGGGAGAAGCTTACTGGACAGATTTTTGGGCAAACACTTCACTTCCAAAAGCTGTAAGCATTCAATCTGGAAATTTAGAAGATTATGCATTCAGAAAATTGCATGATTTCTACTCGAAATTATTTTTTAACCTGAGTCCTACAACTAAATCACTTATTGAAATAGGGTGTGGTAATTCGGTATACTTGTCCTACTTCGCGAAACAATTCGGTTTTAAAGTGTCAGGACTTGATTACTCAGAATATGGTTGTGCACAAACGAAGAAAATTCTTGAGCGAGATGGTGTAAAGGGAGATATTCATTTTGGTGATTTGTTTAATCCTCCCGGGGAGCTTTTATATCAATACGATGTAGTGTGCTCCTTTGGAGTGGTAGAGCATTTCAATAACACGGTTGATGTACTGGATAAAATTGGAGCATTCCTTAAACCGGGCGGTATTCTAATTACCACTATTCCTAATTTGACCGGAGTAACCGGCTATTTACAAAAGTGGATGAACAAACCTGTTTACGATATCCATAAAGTAATGGGATTAAAAGATATTGAACACTATATCAAAGAAGCAGGTTTTGAAATAATCCAGTCAGAAAGAATTATTCCTGTTTCATTTGGCGTTACTTTGGATGAAATTGATAATAAAAAAGTAAAGTTTTTAAAGCTGAAGAAATATATCCTTAAAGGATTTCAATTGATCGGAAAAGCCTTTTGGCTGATTGACGACCGAATAGTTCATCTACCCAAGAATGAAATATTTTGCGCCGGCATGATTGTCGCTGCACGCAAACCGGAGTTAAAGAATTAG
- a CDS encoding glycosyltransferase family 4 protein, translated as MRIIHTYFYASSFILKDKQLFESIATVKNNYFNLAQKYLLPFNFIKQLLFLLFYGWRTDLFICQFSGYHSFLPCLFARVTGKKSIIISGGTDCVSFPGIRYGNFYRPVLKTFTKWSYQLCSHLAPKHETLYFTKYDYDEKEPAEQGIKAFIKGLNTPYTAIPNGYDPEQWPLLHKERKPRSFITLSGSFEYPFQVALKGIDLILEVAALFPDCTFTIAGVPEWKKLDIKSNNVMVLPPIRHKDLPELFNEYEYYMQLSMAEGFPNALCEAMLCGCTPIVSNVFSMPEIIGECGYILKKRNFSDLQNLINEIKGREPVSRKSIRGIIEKKYTYNERKNKFQQILKQMTTPNPL; from the coding sequence ATGAGGATAATTCATACTTACTTTTATGCCTCTTCTTTCATTCTAAAAGATAAACAGCTATTTGAGTCCATTGCAACAGTTAAAAATAATTACTTCAACCTGGCTCAAAAGTATCTCTTACCTTTCAATTTTATAAAACAGTTACTGTTTCTCTTGTTTTATGGTTGGAGAACAGATCTTTTTATATGTCAATTCTCAGGCTACCATAGCTTCTTACCCTGCCTATTTGCAAGGGTTACCGGAAAAAAATCAATTATCATCTCCGGCGGTACAGATTGTGTTTCCTTCCCCGGGATTCGCTACGGAAACTTTTATCGGCCTGTATTGAAAACCTTTACCAAATGGTCTTATCAATTATGTAGTCATCTTGCCCCTAAGCATGAGACGCTCTATTTTACCAAATATGATTATGATGAAAAGGAACCTGCAGAGCAAGGTATAAAAGCCTTCATTAAAGGACTTAATACACCATACACTGCTATTCCGAATGGTTACGATCCTGAACAATGGCCATTGCTTCATAAAGAAAGAAAACCAAGGAGCTTTATTACACTTTCCGGAAGCTTTGAATATCCATTCCAGGTGGCGCTGAAAGGCATTGATTTGATTCTTGAGGTGGCAGCACTTTTTCCCGATTGTACTTTTACCATTGCCGGTGTTCCCGAATGGAAAAAATTAGACATTAAATCGAACAATGTGATGGTGTTGCCACCCATCCGTCATAAAGATTTGCCGGAGCTATTTAATGAGTATGAATATTACATGCAATTATCCATGGCTGAGGGCTTCCCAAATGCATTGTGTGAAGCAATGCTTTGCGGATGTACGCCGATTGTTTCGAACGTTTTTTCGATGCCGGAAATAATAGGTGAATGCGGATATATTCTTAAAAAAAGAAATTTTTCTGATTTACAGAACTTAATAAATGAAATTAAAGGAAGAGAGCCTGTTAGTAGAAAATCGATAAGGGGAATAATAGAAAAAAAATACACGTACAACGAACGAAAAAATAAGTTTCAGCAAATTTTAAAACAAATGACAACTCCCAATCCTTTGTGA
- a CDS encoding DUF4834 family protein has protein sequence MADFFFILLIIFIVFGVFRRYIFFFIMSAISKKLFKEMNKMQQRQTGFNSQQQTKVNTDAESPKKKSFRDSQGEYVDYEEVKD, from the coding sequence ATGGCAGACTTCTTCTTCATTTTACTCATCATCTTTATTGTCTTCGGGGTGTTCCGTAGGTATATCTTCTTTTTCATCATGTCGGCCATTTCCAAAAAGCTGTTTAAGGAGATGAACAAGATGCAACAGCGGCAAACAGGATTTAATTCTCAACAGCAAACAAAGGTGAATACTGATGCTGAATCTCCAAAGAAAAAATCCTTTCGCGATAGTCAGGGAGAGTATGTGGATTACGAAGAGGTGAAAGACTAA
- the carB gene encoding carbamoyl-phosphate synthase large subunit: protein MPRDHSIKTVLIIGSGPIIIGQACEFDYSGSQASRSLKEEGIEVVLINSNPATIMTDKVTADHIYLKPLTKKSISEILQKHKIDAVLPTMGGQTALNLCIDCQKAGLWDKYNVRIIGVDIDAIKTTEDRERFRLRMLELGAKVCKGRTATSFLDGKEIAQEIGFPLVIRPSFTLGGTGGGFVETKDDFDAALNFGLHASPVHEVLIEQSIMGWKEFELELLRDSIGNVIIICSIENFDPMGIHTGDSITVAPAMTLSDRTYQQLRDLAIKCMNGIGQFAGGCNIQFSVNPNDENEIIVIEINPRVSRSSALASKATGYPIAKIAAKLAIGYNLDELQNQITKTTSAFFEPTIDYVIVKVPRWNFDKFKGTDRHLGLQMKSVGEAMGIGRSFQEALQKACQSLEIKRNGLGADGKELTNQEAILSSLKNPSWNRLFHIYDAFKMGIPFKTIQKLTRIDSWFLNQIEELVELEKEIEKNTLDTISRDLMLEAKQKGYADRQVAHLLRCLESQVHSKRKDMGIHRVYKLVDTCAAEFEAKTPYYYSTFETENESIASDKKKVIILGSGPNRIGQGIEFDYSCVHGVLAAKECGYETIMINCNPETVSTDFDIADKLYFEPVFWEHIYDIILHEKPVGVIVQLGGQTALKLAEKLDKYGINIIGTSFASLDLAEDRGSFSNLLKDLGIPYPKFGVIEDADQAVELSKDLGFPLLVRPSYVLGGQSMKIVINEQELETHVVNILKDIPGNKVLLDHFLEKAIEAEADAICDGEDAYIIGIMEHIEPAGIHSGDSNAVLPPFDLSDHVIKQIEDITRKIALAMHVKGLINIQFAIKEEVVYVIEGNPRASRTVPFIAKAYDEPYVNYATKMMLGEMKVKDFTFNPRKEGYAIKIPVFSFEKFRDVNKELGPEMKSTGEAIYFIDDLQDDFFQQVYSERNLYLSR, encoded by the coding sequence ATGCCTCGCGATCATTCTATAAAAACCGTTCTCATCATTGGAAGTGGCCCGATCATCATTGGTCAGGCTTGTGAATTTGATTATTCAGGAAGTCAGGCTTCACGCTCGTTGAAGGAAGAAGGGATTGAAGTGGTATTGATCAATTCGAATCCGGCAACTATCATGACGGATAAAGTGACTGCTGATCATATTTACCTCAAGCCATTAACAAAGAAGTCGATCAGTGAAATTCTTCAGAAGCATAAGATTGATGCAGTACTGCCAACTATGGGTGGACAAACTGCATTAAACCTTTGCATCGACTGTCAGAAAGCAGGGTTATGGGATAAATACAACGTTCGAATTATCGGAGTAGATATTGATGCGATTAAGACGACAGAAGATCGGGAACGTTTTCGCTTGCGCATGCTTGAATTAGGCGCAAAAGTGTGTAAGGGCAGAACAGCTACCTCTTTTCTTGATGGAAAAGAAATTGCACAGGAGATCGGTTTCCCATTGGTCATTCGTCCTTCTTTTACACTCGGTGGAACCGGTGGAGGATTTGTAGAAACAAAGGATGATTTTGATGCTGCTCTGAATTTTGGCTTGCATGCAAGTCCGGTACATGAAGTTCTCATTGAACAGAGTATCATGGGATGGAAGGAGTTTGAGCTGGAGCTGTTGAGAGATAGTATCGGAAACGTCATCATCATTTGTTCGATCGAAAATTTTGATCCGATGGGCATTCATACCGGAGATTCTATCACTGTTGCTCCTGCTATGACGTTGAGTGATCGTACCTATCAGCAACTGCGTGATCTGGCCATAAAGTGCATGAATGGTATCGGACAATTTGCCGGTGGATGTAATATTCAGTTTTCTGTGAATCCGAATGATGAAAATGAAATCATCGTCATCGAGATTAATCCGCGTGTATCCCGATCATCTGCACTGGCCTCCAAAGCCACCGGATATCCTATAGCGAAAATTGCTGCGAAGTTGGCCATCGGTTATAACCTGGATGAATTGCAGAACCAAATTACCAAGACGACTTCTGCTTTCTTCGAACCCACTATCGACTATGTCATCGTTAAAGTACCTCGTTGGAATTTCGATAAGTTCAAAGGAACAGATCGTCATTTAGGGCTGCAGATGAAGTCTGTTGGAGAAGCGATGGGTATAGGCAGAAGTTTCCAGGAAGCGCTGCAGAAGGCCTGTCAGTCATTGGAGATAAAGAGGAACGGACTTGGTGCAGATGGAAAAGAACTAACCAATCAGGAAGCTATTCTATCGAGTTTGAAAAATCCCAGCTGGAACAGACTCTTTCATATTTACGATGCTTTCAAGATGGGAATTCCTTTTAAAACTATCCAGAAACTCACGCGCATCGATTCCTGGTTTTTAAATCAGATCGAAGAGTTGGTAGAGCTCGAAAAGGAAATTGAAAAGAATACCCTCGATACGATCTCCCGTGATTTAATGCTGGAAGCAAAGCAAAAGGGTTATGCCGACCGACAGGTAGCTCATCTGTTGCGTTGCCTCGAGAGTCAGGTACATAGCAAACGAAAGGACATGGGTATCCACAGAGTGTACAAACTCGTTGACACCTGTGCTGCCGAATTTGAAGCGAAAACTCCCTATTATTATTCCACTTTTGAGACCGAAAATGAATCCATTGCTTCCGATAAAAAGAAAGTAATCATCCTGGGATCAGGTCCCAATAGAATAGGGCAGGGTATAGAGTTTGATTATAGTTGCGTTCATGGTGTGTTGGCTGCGAAAGAATGCGGCTATGAAACCATCATGATCAATTGCAATCCGGAAACGGTTTCTACCGATTTTGATATTGCCGATAAGCTGTACTTCGAACCTGTTTTCTGGGAACATATTTATGATATCATTCTGCATGAAAAACCGGTGGGAGTGATTGTGCAATTGGGAGGACAAACAGCTTTGAAACTTGCAGAAAAGCTGGATAAGTATGGTATCAATATCATCGGTACCAGTTTTGCTTCTCTGGATCTCGCTGAAGATCGTGGTTCCTTCTCCAATCTCCTGAAAGATCTCGGCATTCCTTATCCTAAGTTTGGGGTGATAGAAGATGCTGATCAGGCGGTAGAGTTATCAAAAGATTTGGGCTTCCCGCTTCTTGTTCGTCCATCTTACGTACTCGGTGGACAAAGCATGAAGATTGTGATCAATGAACAGGAACTGGAAACACATGTGGTCAATATTCTGAAAGATATTCCCGGCAATAAGGTATTGTTGGATCATTTTCTCGAAAAAGCCATTGAAGCGGAAGCGGATGCCATTTGTGACGGAGAAGACGCCTATATCATCGGCATCATGGAGCATATTGAGCCGGCCGGTATTCACTCCGGCGACAGCAATGCCGTGTTACCACCTTTTGATTTGAGTGATCATGTTATCAAACAGATAGAAGACATCACCAGGAAGATCGCATTGGCTATGCATGTAAAAGGATTGATCAATATTCAGTTTGCGATAAAGGAGGAAGTGGTTTATGTGATAGAGGGCAACCCGAGAGCATCCCGTACCGTCCCGTTTATTGCCAAGGCCTATGATGAGCCCTATGTGAATTATGCCACCAAGATGATGCTTGGCGAAATGAAGGTGAAAGATTTTACTTTCAATCCCCGCAAAGAAGGATATGCAATTAAGATTCCTGTGTTTTCATTTGAAAAATTCAGGGATGTAAACAAGGAGCTCGGACCCGAGATGAAATCAACAGGCGAGGCCATTTATTTCATTGATGATCTGCAGGATGATTTCTTCCAGCAGGTATACAGTGAAAGAAATTTATATCTCTCGCGTTAA
- the asnB gene encoding asparagine synthase (glutamine-hydrolyzing) — MCGIAGFIDPTLKNSDRAPLLESMLHAIAHRGPDARGKYFEDAVALGHNRLSIIDLSEDGNQPMIRNGNYIVYNGEVYNYREIRKTLEAEGVVFHTQSDTEVIMATYEKYGKDCVQYFVGMWAFALWDSKQKLLFCSRDRFGIKPFFYILEGDKFYFGSEYKALFKSPCFKKEINESQVLRGLQLGWNTYHDETYYSCLKALPAAHNLIFKAGQQVDIHSYWNIDPSRQNRMNWEETISRFRAGFIDSVRLHMRSDVEVGGCLSGGLDSSAIASVIGEEFPAAAFKTFTIYYEGKNDVDERPWVKEVLKKYPQFEPFYFTPTDDDISSNFEKALYHADVPVVGSSPISQYFLMQLAAKNGIKVVLDGQGSDEIAGGYLHSFYRLIGGCFSSMEPLKGIAELNAHASLQNYSLSKKSNLLFKSMLAGWKSEQSLYELEYKHYYPFLAKQDTIPFALEKFGGSRLNNFLYHLTFNSSLPTLLQFEDRNSMAFSIESRVPFLDHRLVEFIFSLPDEAKIHKGATKRVLREALRGILPDPITDRKDKKGFVTPGEVKWLRGPLSFLLDQQFGDISFLNKAKVQSLIDAFKKGDNSNANLVWRVAVLRWWMGGGV, encoded by the coding sequence ATGTGTGGAATAGCCGGATTCATCGACCCTACTTTAAAAAACTCAGATAGAGCACCTCTGCTGGAGAGCATGCTTCATGCGATTGCTCACCGCGGACCTGATGCGCGTGGGAAATATTTTGAAGATGCGGTGGCACTCGGGCATAACCGGTTATCGATAATTGATTTGAGTGAGGACGGGAATCAACCCATGATCAGGAATGGGAATTATATTGTTTACAACGGAGAAGTCTATAACTATAGGGAGATACGTAAAACACTGGAAGCAGAAGGTGTGGTTTTTCATACGCAGTCGGACACAGAAGTAATTATGGCTACCTATGAGAAGTATGGCAAAGATTGTGTTCAGTATTTTGTTGGGATGTGGGCTTTCGCTTTATGGGACAGTAAACAGAAATTGTTATTCTGTTCCCGTGACCGATTTGGCATCAAACCTTTTTTTTACATTTTGGAAGGGGATAAATTTTATTTTGGATCGGAATACAAAGCGTTGTTTAAGAGTCCATGTTTTAAAAAGGAGATCAATGAATCGCAAGTATTAAGAGGGCTACAGTTAGGCTGGAATACGTATCACGATGAAACATATTATTCCTGTTTAAAAGCATTGCCTGCTGCGCATAATCTAATATTTAAAGCAGGACAACAAGTAGATATTCATTCCTATTGGAATATAGATCCGTCCAGGCAGAATCGAATGAATTGGGAGGAAACTATATCCCGGTTCAGAGCAGGTTTTATCGACAGTGTGCGTCTGCACATGCGCAGTGATGTGGAAGTAGGAGGATGTTTGAGCGGTGGTCTGGATAGTTCTGCCATTGCTTCGGTAATTGGTGAAGAATTTCCGGCAGCGGCCTTTAAAACATTTACCATTTATTACGAGGGGAAGAATGATGTAGATGAGCGCCCTTGGGTCAAAGAAGTGCTGAAAAAATATCCGCAATTCGAACCCTTTTATTTTACGCCCACCGATGATGATATCAGTAGTAATTTTGAAAAGGCACTCTATCATGCAGATGTACCTGTAGTAGGTTCTTCTCCCATTTCACAATACTTCCTGATGCAACTGGCTGCTAAGAATGGCATTAAGGTCGTGTTGGATGGACAGGGATCGGATGAAATAGCGGGGGGATACCTGCATTCTTTTTACCGGTTGATCGGAGGTTGTTTTTCATCGATGGAGCCCTTAAAAGGAATTGCTGAACTGAATGCGCATGCTTCATTGCAAAACTATTCGCTCTCAAAAAAATCAAATCTGCTTTTTAAAAGCATGCTTGCAGGATGGAAAAGTGAGCAGTCACTCTATGAGTTAGAATACAAACATTATTATCCATTTTTAGCAAAGCAGGATACCATTCCCTTTGCACTCGAAAAATTCGGAGGGAGCAGGTTGAACAACTTCTTGTACCATCTCACCTTCAACAGCAGCTTGCCCACACTATTGCAATTTGAAGATCGTAATTCCATGGCCTTTTCCATTGAGTCGCGTGTACCCTTCCTGGATCACCGTTTGGTAGAATTCATCTTCTCCTTACCCGACGAAGCAAAAATTCACAAAGGGGCCACCAAGCGTGTATTGAGAGAAGCCTTGCGGGGCATCCTGCCCGATCCCATCACCGACAGAAAAGACAAGAAAGGCTTTGTGACACCTGGCGAAGTCAAGTGGCTCCGAGGACCATTATCGTTCTTGCTTGACCAGCAATTTGGAGACATCAGCTTCCTGAACAAGGCAAAAGTACAATCACTCATTGATGCCTTCAAAAAGGGAGATAACAGCAATGCCAATCTCGTTTGGCGGGTAGCGGTTTTGAGGTGGTGGATGGGTGGGGGAGTTTGA